The genomic region AGCGTGGGGCGGAGCGGGTTACGGTGAAGCGGGAGGAACACACGATGGACGAGGTACGCGCGGACGGCGCCGGCTGCGGATGCGGATGCGGCACACCAGGGCGCGCGCAGTTCGTCTCGCTGACCGCACCGTCGAGCGGCGGAGCAGGCGGATCGGCGAGCCCCGGACGGCACGGCATCGAGCAGGCGGTCATTCCGGCCGGCACCTTCGTCATGGGCGACTCGTCGGGCGACCGCAATCCCGGTGACGGCGAGGTGCCGCTGCACGAGGTGACGCTCGACTCCTTCTCGATCGACGCTACGAGCGTCACCAATGACGACTTCGCGCGCTTCGTCGAAGCGACCGGCTACGCCACCGAGGCCGAGACCTTCGGGTTCTCGGCGGTGTTCCACCTGGCGCTCGCGGCGCCGGAGGAGGACATCCTGGGCCAGCCTCCCGGCACGCCCTGGTGGTTCGGAGTCAAGGGCGCCGACTGGCGGCATCCGGGAGGGCGCGACTCGTCCATCGACGGCCTCGGCGACCACCCCGTCGTGCACGTCTCGTGGAACGACGCCCAGGCGTACTGCGCATGGGCCGGCCGGCGGCTGCCCACCGAGGCCGAATGGGAGTACGCCGCCCGCGGTGGCCTGGCTTCGAAGAAGTACCCGTGGGGCGACGAGGAGCCGGATGCCGGCGGCTCATGGCGCGCGAACATCTTCCAGGGCGAGTTCCCCCGCACGAACACCCTCGACGACGGCTACCTCACGACCGCCCCGGTGCGCACGTTCTCACCCAACGGCTACGGCCTCTGGCAGCCGATCGGCAACGTGTGGGAGTGGTGCACCGACTGGTTCGACCCGAACTACTATCGCGTC from Microbacter sp. GSS18 harbors:
- a CDS encoding formylglycine-generating enzyme family protein, with the translated sequence MDEVRADGAGCGCGCGTPGRAQFVSLTAPSSGGAGGSASPGRHGIEQAVIPAGTFVMGDSSGDRNPGDGEVPLHEVTLDSFSIDATSVTNDDFARFVEATGYATEAETFGFSAVFHLALAAPEEDILGQPPGTPWWFGVKGADWRHPGGRDSSIDGLGDHPVVHVSWNDAQAYCAWAGRRLPTEAEWEYAARGGLASKKYPWGDEEPDAGGSWRANIFQGEFPRTNTLDDGYLTTAPVRTFSPNGYGLWQPIGNVWEWCTDWFDPNYYRVSPAANPPGPARGGARILRGGSYLCHISYCNRYRNSARSQNTPDSSMGNAGFRTVGDAPTAG